From Seriola aureovittata isolate HTS-2021-v1 ecotype China chromosome 16, ASM2101889v1, whole genome shotgun sequence, one genomic window encodes:
- the tnfa gene encoding tumor necrosis factor a (TNF superfamily, member 2) produces the protein MEGECKVQLDVDVSTEARKHTTQGVRPGSKLTTALLAFTLCLAFAAAAVLFFNTHTKEQTRQDENDNDIHLALRQISNGRPAIHLEGKHNENLSTSVEWKNNVDQSHATGGLKLENNEIVIPRTGLYFVYSQASFRVSCTSSDADDATSKPMVHLSHTVKRWSSSYGGDNTENSYQTILHSLRTACQKTASSDGDEEGNWYTAVYMGAVFNLRKGDRLKTMMEERMLLKLEDEPGKTFFGVFAL, from the exons ATGGAAGGTGAATGCAAAGTGCAGCTGGATGTCGATGTCTCCACAGAGGCCAGGAAACACACGACGCAGGGTGTCAGACCCGGCTCAAAGCTAACCACGGCCCTGCTGGCGTTCACGCTCTGCCTCGCCTTCGCCGCCGCTGCCGTCCTCTTCTTTAACACACATACCAAG GAGCAGACAAGACAAGACGAAAACGACAACG aCATTCATCTCGCCTTGAGGCAAATTTCCAATGGAAGACCGGCCATTCATTTAGAAG GTAAACACAACGAGAATCTGAGCACTTCAGTGGAGTGGAAGAATAACGTGGACCAGTCCCATGCTACAGGTGGACTGAAGCTGGAGAACAACGAGATTGTGATCCCTCGAACCGGCCTGTACTTTGTTTACAGCCAAGCGTCCTTCCGGGTCAGTTGCACAAGCAGTGACGCCGATGACGCCACCTCAAAGCCCATGGTCCACCTGAGCCACACTGTGAAGCGCTGGTCCAGCTCGTACGGAGGCGACAACACAGAGAACTCCTACCAGACCATCCTTCATTCTCTCCGCACCGCCTGCCAGAAGACGGCCAGCAGCGACGGGGACGAGGAGGGAAACTGGTACACCGCCGTGTACATGGGGGCTGTGTTCAACCTGAGGAAAGGGGACAGGCTGAAGAcgatgatggaggagaggatgctGCTGAAGCTGGAGGATGAGCCAGGGAAGACGTTCTTCGGTGTATTTGCCTTGTGA